The DNA window GCATCTTCCATGGAATATTGGCGTGATATTTGTTTCTTGCTTACATGTGATTTCATTTTACCTGAAGAAATAGATGTCACCATCAAAGTGTTTCCTCGAATGTGCAGAAGGTCTGTATTACCTTTTTGTTTCACTTCTTCAGACTTATTAACCGATCGAAGATGTACAGACTTCAGAACTGAAGGTGTAATAGCAAGGGCTTGAGGAGAATTAGAGTTTAGTGCTTCTTCTACCATATTCTGTTTATTACTAAAAGCATGGAGTTGGTGTCTGTGAGTATATGGTTTATTCAAGACAGTATGAAGAGCACTTAGGTCAAGATGAGTAGGAGGTATAACCGGAAGTTCTAGATCTTTGTTAAGAGATATGCTGCCATCTTTAGAAACAGGCGGTTGCAATGAGGACTTCCTTTCTGGTACTTTTGGCTTCCTTTTACTCCCTCCTGGAGATAAGGGTCCAGAAAAGAAAGCTGTGGGAAAAGAAGACGTTGGTGTTTCAGACTGACTGGAATAACCACTCGAGGGAGAAGCTAAGCCAGCCAACTTTTCTGGGGAAGCCAGCTTAAACTCGTTCTCAACAGAAGGGAGGGATGGAGTAGTAGCTCTTGATCCAGACTGTGATGTTTGTGATTCAGAACTTTCTGGTGACTTTATGCATTCTATGACTGTAGTACCCGTAGCAGTGCTAGAATTGGATAAAGACCTATAAGGGTCATTAGATTTCAAGTCATTGAGAAGCCAGAGATCTGCATAGTGAGATTGTTCAGCACCTTCATCTTTAAATGATGGGATGTCCATGGTGTCAAACTGAGGATCCTTTAGTCCACTCTCATCCTGATTATCCCAAGAGTGCTCCTGGTTGCTTGGCAGATTAGTGGTTTCTACTCTTGAAGGTGTGTTTGAAAACTCAAGGGGCAGCTTCATTTCCCTGGATGTGTGAGGCATGTGCTGCTGCCCACTGCTTATCTTTGGTTCTTTCTTCTCAGGAATATCTGTGCTGCTGTCAGATTTCCTTAAAGATGAACTGCGTTTTGGTGGGGCTGGCTTTGCCTTTGGTTTCTTAAGAGAGATGCTCTGTTTTCCTTGCCTCCTATGGTTTACATAATCCTGCCAGGCACAGTTAGTGAAATTGGAAGCAACGCTTGCATTCTGGCCACTCTCAGAGCCCACAGCTGCATAGTTACAAATATAACTTTTACTTCCCTTGAGACCACAGTCAAAGTGCATGGAAGTATAGTAGCCTTCAGTGTCAACAGAAAAATGTGAACTTGTGTCTGCTTTGTCAGATGGGGTCTTTTCTATAAAACTATCATAAGTGGCCATGCTTGTAAAACTTGGGCATCCCAAACTGTCTGCCTTAGGATGCTCAGGGCTGAAATCTTGCCGGCAAGATGCATCATGATGATGATGCAAATAATTCCATTCACTGTCGCTTGTGTTGCTGTTATTAGGATCATCAAGCAAGTCAGCCACAGTGGAAGTGAAGGAACTCGTCCGGTGACCTCTAATCTTATCTATTTGATCACTGTAGTGATCTGTTATGAAAACACTTGAATCTTCATTGGCATTAGGGGCAATGTTCAGTGACAACTCTGAATCACAGTGCGAAGAGCCAGTgagtggtggggaggcagcaggcgGAATAGTTTCTGATGTTTGGGAAGGACATGTTGAACTGCTTCCACTCCAGTTGCCACTGGATGATTGGTGATCATCTTTCTGATCCATGTGACTACTGAGAAGGACTCCAGCTGTGGAAATAGAGTGAATAGGGCTTCCAAATGTGTCAGAATTTGATGAAATATCACAACTTCCAGAATCTGCCATCCTCGATAGCCTTGACCTTCCTCTCTCATTTGAGCTACGATCTGGACTATGAAAATACTGAGAACAGGTTAAGCCTATAGGATGGTGTTCTTTTGAACACGGATTATTGATGCCATCCTTGCTGTTTGTAGATATTCTTTCTTGGTTTACTAAAAAGTGTTCTGCATCATATGCTGGCATTTTGGCACTAGTTTTGTGATCCACTTCATTGGCTCTAGCACCTTCACGAGGAAGACTCCTTGATCGGACTCGGTTGCTTACTGATGTTGTAAACATGGCATCACCGTTGTCCGTCAGCACCAATATGTTTCCAGCTGAATGAGACAGGGAAGCTACTACACTCTGACCCCTCTGTGCTCGGATTCTTCTTCTAGATGGAGCAGCAATGAGGATTTCTTCTGTCTGGCACTCAGAATCCCTAGTGCCTGACCTTCTGTTGATGTTATTAGAAAAGTCTGGATTTGCATGCACAATCACATTCCGTTCTCTTGCTACCGGTGATTCGTCAGAATCTAGGATACATATAAAACTCTGTAAGACACCATTTTAAATGGCTATAAGGTATGATTCTCTCATTGGTCCAAACATTTATATGATGGTAGTTTATGAATATTATATTATCTGTAATTAATTTGAAGCAAAAAGTAATTACTAAAAGCCAAACAAGGTGTTATATGCAAATGTGTGCACCTTTATCCAGACAACCTTTTTTGAAGGTGACTGGAGAGATGTGCACAATGACAAACAGGGGGAGGTTCTCCAtccactgtttcctttttctgaATTCAGCTTGTCCAAATTTGTGTTTATAAACCCTCATTTTGTCTGAATTCTGAACAGGTACTAGTTTTATAGTAGCCTGGGTCATTGTTTCATTGACTATCCCTGTATAACAGGCACAAGTGCATTTTTGTTGTGTAATAGCCTTAAGCAAGAAAATTTTGGCAGACATGTTTGTTTACTACTGACTGATATTAGTATACAAAAGAACTAAGTGAACTTGAATAatttcatgtgttttttttaaagttgaaggAAACAAACCTGAAAGGTGAGAAATATATCTAGTAAACTTTACAAGGCAGTACAAAACATTCATCCAGTCTTCTGCATGAAATAAATGATTACAATTCATTATCATCCTGCAAGGTAACATCTGTCAATTCTTTACCTGATCATTCCTACTTAGCTACAAGAACAAACTTTCACTGATTCTAGTTACTTTTTTATGTACAGAACTACAGgaataggaaaaaagaaaagaataccaCAAAAATCAAGTAACTCATTACATTTAAACAAGAAGGTCTGGACATGAATATCTATATTACTCAGTAAGGCCCACAGAATGCCAAATCTGAAGGCAGTAATGAGTAATATAGTTTGTCTAGCAAactagcaaagaaaaaaaaacaaaaggacaaaACGAACAACCTCAAATGCTTTGTACTCAAAACTCCAAAAATCTTAAAAGCTGAAATGTTCCTTGGAAAGCTGTTTGGAAGGCAGGCTACCACTTCAGTTTAGGCCATTAAAATGCTATCTAGTCAAGAGTTTTATTTATACTACACCTATTTCTTGTTGGACTCTTCTGGGGATGCCAGAGATGGTTTTCCTCCTTCTCAATTTCCGTCTCCGCTGTAGTACTGATTGTGAGTGAACAAGAGAGCAGCGTATACTAGCCTCTCTGTCAAAACCAACTCCTGCAACCCATAAATAGGTCTCATTAGCTTTTAGAAATAGTAAACAAATTGTCATGATTGGAAGACAGTGGAGATCATGTGAGCACTTTGGGATATGCCTGCAAATAAATATGAGGCAGATTTTGTACATCTCTGATGAAAAGAATACAGTGTACAACAGCTCTGTTTCTAACCCCTGATCCCTCCAAGCAGCCTGCATTGCCAAAATttacaagggggaggggagatgaaagAAAAAATAGTTAGACATTCTCAGCAATAAAGGAATCTTTATTTTGTCCATTTATTACGGATATGCAGGCAACAAACATAAGCATCCAAGATGATGATTAGAAATAGTTCAACTCTAACTTATATAAAACACAGCATAATATTTCCATTATAGTGAAGCTGTCGGGAGGCCCAGATTCAAGAATGGCTGACTGCATTCTAGATAGTTGACCTATCCTATTAAAGCACACATCTTATAGAAGATCGAATAAAGTTTTCTGAATATCAGTCCATAGAGGACATTGCTGATAGTAATTCCCTGATAGTAACACGCTAAGCAGATCCATTGTGAATCTTTAAAGAAATACTAAAACTGTTACAATAAATTAACCACCCATCTTAAATGTTCCTTGCACCCCATATTTGTTTTTGAAGAGGTCATGCCTTCCTTTTGGCTTTGTGGTAATTCCTGTGTTTATGTGTCCAAATGCCCTTTAAGTGTGCACATGTGGAAAAAAGGGTGGGATGTTTCAAATTCAAAATGTCCTGCACAACAAAGGACTTGTGAGAAATGTAAACTTCATTATAAAAGGATGTTGACTTCTTAATACAGTATTTTCTTTTTACCTTTTCTCATGCAAATCTCAATTTACAACAGGAAATGCTATTCTAATTCTAGGAACTGATggcaactaatttttaaaaagtggcatgtACTTAATACTGTtgcaatattttcaaaatattgtcatgtttgtgcagcatgattTACCAACACACAATACTTTTGGAAATAAACCCTATTAATTTTAACAAGATTTATTGCTGTGATCCATAGCCTTTATACCTATTGATTTCCCTCTTTCACTGTTGAGAGATGGAATTACATCTGTTCATGGATCACTTTCCTGTATCATTGGTGACAACAGGGAAGTTTGGTTTTTACCAGAACTATAGTGAACTTCACTGATTCAACAGATCAGTGAACACACAAAACACAGATGCAGATCCAGATGTGAAAACACATTACAATACACATTTTGTCCAAAGTGAATGTAATGGATTCATCTAATGCAAAAGGGGATACAAAGTTCCATGTAAAGCAGACTGATTAAAGCTGGATAAATTAAACTTTTTAAATCCCAACCAACAAACACACCAATTGTACCTAGGCTACCTCAACCATATGAAGAGTGCTAACATTACACAATATTTAATAGTTTTGCAGAAAAATTACACATAACATTTACACTTGAGTAGACCACAATCACTGTACAGTAAATGTTAAAGCAATTTGAGGAATCAATTTTGACGTCTGGTTCTGCTCATTTTGTGGATGTATGCCCACTTCTTCATTCCAAATATATGTCTTGCTCTTAGCAAGCACACTATTTGAACTTCGCTGATGATAGACATCTTTATGACAGATCAGAATATCGTTGCATGAATAGATATTTGCACAAGATATCAACTTACAGGTGTACCAGCATTAAAGAGCCGGACATATCATATTTGGACTGAAGAAGTGGACATATATCCATTAAACAAGTGAGAACCAGATGGCGCGTGAAAATTGATTTCTCAAATTGCTCTGTCATTTATTGTACAGTGATTGTAGTCTGATGTGTGTAAATTTTACAGTCTACTTGCAAGTATATTTCCCATAGAACTTTTTTGTCTTTATTAAATACTGCACATGTTTGTATTCTTCATATGATTGAGATAGCTTAGGTACAATTGGTATATTCGTTGGTTGTGATTCTGATTCCATTGTACTTGATTTGGATTGTTTGTTTGCTATTTGTAAACTCTGTAAAAGCAGTAACTCAAGTAACCTGAAATGTTTACATATGAAATTGGAACAGTCGTTATCAATGAGAAGAAATTTTGAAAAACTAAATGTATTTTGAAACTGAACTCTagaatccttttcttttttaaaaaaatcttcatttaaaCTTAAACAAAGGATTATAATTTGGCAAGGTGTTTTTACAAGCAGATATTTAGAATGTATTGAGGAACCCCTAGAAAATCAtgagaaaaaaacaataaaaatttgGGAAAGGGGAATCAAGGCCACCCCAACTGAAATCAAAAATCTGTATCTTCAATGCTGTATAATTATATCAACCATAATTATACATGGACATACACATACATAGTACATTACATACAAATGTAGAACACCAAAAAGTAACTTTCTTGTAAAAGTTCTTCTTGAAATCTACTACAGGAGACCTCAGACAATAATTCTGTTTCCACTTCAACCACCAACACCATGGTTAGTAGACAGTGGTCTACATGTAGTGTGTAATAGCTGTACAGGTTACttccattattttctttatttttttatgttgaaaaagaaTAGTTTTAAAGTACTGTAGCAATTCTTTGTTATTTCAAGTATTTTAATAATCTCTGTATATTACTGAATATTTTTGTAGAGTTTTTGGAGACGGGAACTACATCTAGAAGTTATTAAACTGTGATAACGTGAACCTTTGGTTACTGTGTGGAAAAATCATTTGAGCAACTAAAGAAAAATTGCATTCTTATTCTAAACTCACAAGGACCAGTGAATCCAAAGAGCCTCTGGATTTGTCATTTCACAACAGCTCACAGGGCCCACTTCTGAAACCCAGAAAGAGTTTCATAAAACAGTACAATCGCCGATCTCTGTTCTTCAGATCAGCTGTTCTTCAAAGTAAAATATTAAACTTAATTAACATGAGTCTCTTGCCAGAGCCTAAGAAATTATTTGTGTCCCAACCATTCATTACCAAAAGTCAATTAAGAGTTAGGTGTGCTCTGACTGACTGATTTCAGTTCAGCATTATGATGAATTGTGGCAACTGACTGCAATTTCACTTTatacatttcttcttttctttttttaaaaaatctatcacCAATAGATGCTGCCCTTTCCTCCTTATTGAAACAAATAATGCTACCTTTTAAACAGAACTagagaaagggaaataaaatTAACTCTAATTATGAAATTTGGTTACCCTGCTTGTAAATGAGAATACCCTATTCGGACTTAATCTTTTAAAGCAGATTACtggtgtaatcctaaacagaattacagacTTCTAAAACCATGAACTTCAAGATGctactctctttaggattgctaTGGTAGTTttgttgaaaaaggaaaaatttaAGGAGTTCCtctcttcaatatttttttgagCCTGGAAATTTCCTcatgaaataaaatatacaaccagcaagagaaagagaaaaggaaactaGATCAGGCCTTATCATAGAAAATTATTCTCTACATAGACTGCAATATTATGTTATCATATATCCGATTTGGAACCTGGCTCCAAGGTGGCTTGGAAAACCAAGAAAATGAGGCCAGGTAAAGACATTTTTTGTATGgcagcaactggagaaccatcaAGGAAGTAAGTTAGAGGCAGTGGGGGAGAGCAAGGGAGATGCCAACATCTGGTCAGCCCAGGAGTCAGGGATGTAGCCGGGAAGCAGGAAGAGTAAAAGAAGGCGGGGAAgggttaagacaaagagctgatgggggtggggagagataatAAGATAAAGGGATGGGCTTTCTTTCCCCATTAGTCTCATGTGTCTATGCTTCTGGTAAAATAAATCCAACAAGCAATATGCTTAAAATAATATTGTAACTATGGACTTAACATAGCACCCAACATTTACTTCTATGCAAACAAATCTGAGGAGAGGAATACTTGAAACCCcaatttcccttcctcctccatttttatgtGATGAGATAATTAGTAACTTTTGATTTCCAGCAAGCTACAGTTATTACAGCTGAGATGAACCAGGACACTAAAATTATTCCTTGCCcagcaatttgtaattccaagtACTGACTTTGGAATCCCGGTTCTGAAGACTGGCTGTAATGGACAAGCAATCATTTGTTATAATTCCAAAAATAACTAATTATTGTGGCTGTGCATGAGGGATGGAGGGGCCTGTGAATCTCAAGGACTACCCTGAGCTTGTATTAATATTTGTTTTCTAGAATTATAAAATCATTTGCATGCCATTCTTATTTTGACAGGGGCACATGTCAATCATAAAAGTGATGTGTAACCTCTTTAATTtgggaattattttttttctgttaaattcAAAGAGACCTTTTCACGTTCATCAAAATGGGAATCTCTGCGCCGTAACAAGAAAACTGGACATCATATCATATAAAAGGCTAGTGggcaatatatttatatatgacaAAGACAACCCTGCCAAATTATTCTGGATTTACCAATTATTCTGGATTTACCAAAGACAACCCTGCCAAATTATTCTGGATTTACCATCATGGATATTCAAAAGATAAGCATTTAAACTATTCATATGCTGCAAAGCTCAGTTAAGTCATCACCTCAAAATCCTACATTTGTTGGTAATAAATCCCTGTGATAAGAGACATGCTCACCATAATAAAAACACCTTTTGTCAACATAAAAAGAAGTACAATAGATCTGTACCAGTGACATTGATGGGGATAATGCAAGAGGAAATCACTTGGGCatcttgtttcattttctcctctggAGTTGGGAGAGGTAGTGCTTTGCTCCAATTGGTTTGCTTATCCAGTGTAGAAGGAATATTATGTATTGGATTTTTCGGCCTCTGCCCTAACATGACATCTGTATCTTCTTCCTCTGGAGGGTGTGACTGTAAATTAATGCAATCAAAATCAGTACTCTTCCTTTGTGACACAAAGTTCATTTAAATAATATTAGAAAAGTGAGATTTGGAAGAAGAgttcaaagaaacaaaagaaaaccagaaTTGTTTCAGCAGACAGTTGACAGACGGGAAGTAAAAGCCACTTTAATATATCAGAAATAGTTAAGTAACTGGAAATTAAAATGGGTTTccagtaccgtgtttccccaaatataaggcagtgtcttgtataaatttttgctccccaaaattttgctatgtcttatttttccgctccacagctacatgctctggtgttctgttcgatgggcatgcttccaaacaaaaactttgctacgtcttactttcggggggatgctttatatttagcattgGTACCATAAAAATAATGCCCatcatgcttcca is part of the Sphaerodactylus townsendi isolate TG3544 linkage group LG04, MPM_Stown_v2.3, whole genome shotgun sequence genome and encodes:
- the NHS gene encoding Nance-Horan syndrome protein isoform X2, with protein sequence MPFAKRIVEPQWLCRQQQVASVLDENPGGDPAPGSPREEPGEAASEPEEEAAAAAGLAVAPADGKEGEAEETLVMLDLGSVSNVALSRILRQLSDVARHACALFQEIEGEIQVTHRRVRALHSKIGGVQGVLHTLDPKQEAVPVSNLDTESKLSVYYRAPWHQQRSIFLPSTRPACVEELHRHAKQHLRALRKEQRNRDREQKVLGPVSVVAPPFPSFPAVYSQKIKETKDRPSLKSHPPEEEDTDVMLGQRPKNPIHNIPSTLDKQTNWSKALPLPTPEEKMKQDAQVISSCIIPINVTGVGFDREASIRCSLVHSQSVLQRRRKLRRRKTISGIPRRVQQEIDSDESPVARERNVIVHANPDFSNNINRRSGTRDSECQTEEILIAAPSRRRIRAQRGQSVVASLSHSAGNILVLTDNGDAMFTTSVSNRVRSRSLPREGARANEVDHKTSAKMPAYDAEHFLVNQERISTNSKDGINNPCSKEHHPIGLTCSQYFHSPDRSSNERGRSRLSRMADSGSCDISSNSDTFGSPIHSISTAGVLLSSHMDQKDDHQSSSGNWSGSSSTCPSQTSETIPPAASPPLTGSSHCDSELSLNIAPNANEDSSVFITDHYSDQIDKIRGHRTSSFTSTVADLLDDPNNSNTSDSEWNYLHHHHDASCRQDFSPEHPKADSLGCPSFTSMATYDSFIEKTPSDKADTSSHFSVDTEGYYTSMHFDCGLKGSKSYICNYAAVGSESGQNASVASNFTNCAWQDYVNHRRQGKQSISLKKPKAKPAPPKRSSSLRKSDSSTDIPEKKEPKISSGQQHMPHTSREMKLPLEFSNTPSRVETTNLPSNQEHSWDNQDESGLKDPQFDTMDIPSFKDEGAEQSHYADLWLLNDLKSNDPYRSLSNSSTATGTTVIECIKSPESSESQTSQSGSRATTPSLPSVENEFKLASPEKLAGLASPSSGYSSQSETPTSSFPTAFFSGPLSPGGSKRKPKVPERKSSLQPPVSKDGSISLNKDLELPVIPPTHLDLSALHTVLNKPYTHRHQLHAFSNKQNMVEEALNSNSPQALAITPSVLKSVHLRSVNKSEEVKQKGNTDLLHIRGNTLMVTSISSGKMKSHVSKKQISRQYSMEDAIVSYIDASPVWISPEKLQSEHNLTFSGKSVCKESLSSVNVGAPVGKYVTEQVHAVHEVLLDNPLSKPGSSSAEGFPKSSAIFSSSSEGQITSFGFGQETSLELVQLQKELYAHCEQKLEPETVNENISQSDSSGGGTDISHRLKHQLDISYPDDKVPENISYESEILTVESLSEKCSEQENDIASGIPTKSASDDNDGRAAETQRTLDDDDFRESSLSDDSIISPLSEDSQVETEDAFVSPNRPRTTEDLFAVIHRSKRKVLGRKDSGDLSTRNRLRASSSTSSLSPATSTSAACNPLPTAAGASTACSQRSPGLIYRNAKKSNTSNEEFKLLLLKKGSRSDSSYRMSATEILKSPVSPKSPGETIADTFLTADESSQVSSGAEALAPLSPCPPRINAEGFSSKSFPTSASSRVGRSRAPPAASSSRYSVRCRLYNTPMQAISEGETENSDGSPHDDRSSQSST
- the NHS gene encoding Nance-Horan syndrome protein isoform X1; protein product: MPFAKRIVEPQWLCRQQQVASVLDENPGGDPAPGSPREEPGEAASEPEEEAAAAAGLAVAPADGKEGEAEETLVMLDLGSVSNVALSRILRQLSDVARHACALFQEIEGEIQVTHRRVRALHSKIGGVQGVLHTLDPKQEAVPVSNLDTESKLSVYYRAPWHQQRSIFLPSTRPACVEELHRHAKQHLRALRKEQRNRDREQKVLGPVSVVAPPFPSFPAVYSQKIKETKDRPSLKFYSTRSPSPTECCHMTPWSRKSHPPEEEDTDVMLGQRPKNPIHNIPSTLDKQTNWSKALPLPTPEEKMKQDAQVISSCIIPINVTGVGFDREASIRCSLVHSQSVLQRRRKLRRRKTISGIPRRVQQEIDSDESPVARERNVIVHANPDFSNNINRRSGTRDSECQTEEILIAAPSRRRIRAQRGQSVVASLSHSAGNILVLTDNGDAMFTTSVSNRVRSRSLPREGARANEVDHKTSAKMPAYDAEHFLVNQERISTNSKDGINNPCSKEHHPIGLTCSQYFHSPDRSSNERGRSRLSRMADSGSCDISSNSDTFGSPIHSISTAGVLLSSHMDQKDDHQSSSGNWSGSSSTCPSQTSETIPPAASPPLTGSSHCDSELSLNIAPNANEDSSVFITDHYSDQIDKIRGHRTSSFTSTVADLLDDPNNSNTSDSEWNYLHHHHDASCRQDFSPEHPKADSLGCPSFTSMATYDSFIEKTPSDKADTSSHFSVDTEGYYTSMHFDCGLKGSKSYICNYAAVGSESGQNASVASNFTNCAWQDYVNHRRQGKQSISLKKPKAKPAPPKRSSSLRKSDSSTDIPEKKEPKISSGQQHMPHTSREMKLPLEFSNTPSRVETTNLPSNQEHSWDNQDESGLKDPQFDTMDIPSFKDEGAEQSHYADLWLLNDLKSNDPYRSLSNSSTATGTTVIECIKSPESSESQTSQSGSRATTPSLPSVENEFKLASPEKLAGLASPSSGYSSQSETPTSSFPTAFFSGPLSPGGSKRKPKVPERKSSLQPPVSKDGSISLNKDLELPVIPPTHLDLSALHTVLNKPYTHRHQLHAFSNKQNMVEEALNSNSPQALAITPSVLKSVHLRSVNKSEEVKQKGNTDLLHIRGNTLMVTSISSGKMKSHVSKKQISRQYSMEDAIVSYIDASPVWISPEKLQSEHNLTFSGKSVCKESLSSVNVGAPVGKYVTEQVHAVHEVLLDNPLSKPGSSSAEGFPKSSAIFSSSSEGQITSFGFGQETSLELVQLQKELYAHCEQKLEPETVNENISQSDSSGGGTDISHRLKHQLDISYPDDKVPENISYESEILTVESLSEKCSEQENDIASGIPTKSASDDNDGRAAETQRTLDDDDFRESSLSDDSIISPLSEDSQVETEDAFVSPNRPRTTEDLFAVIHRSKRKVLGRKDSGDLSTRNRLRASSSTSSLSPATSTSAACNPLPTAAGASTACSQRSPGLIYRNAKKSNTSNEEFKLLLLKKGSRSDSSYRMSATEILKSPVSPKSPGETIADTFLTADESSQVSSGAEALAPLSPCPPRINAEGFSSKSFPTSASSRVGRSRAPPAASSSRYSVRCRLYNTPMQAISEGETENSDGSPHDDRSSQSST
- the NHS gene encoding Nance-Horan syndrome protein isoform X3 — translated: MLGQRPKNPIHNIPSTLDKQTNWSKALPLPTPEEKMKQDAQVISSCIIPINVTGVGFDREASIRCSLVHSQSVLQRRRKLRRRKTISGIPRRVQQEIDSDESPVARERNVIVHANPDFSNNINRRSGTRDSECQTEEILIAAPSRRRIRAQRGQSVVASLSHSAGNILVLTDNGDAMFTTSVSNRVRSRSLPREGARANEVDHKTSAKMPAYDAEHFLVNQERISTNSKDGINNPCSKEHHPIGLTCSQYFHSPDRSSNERGRSRLSRMADSGSCDISSNSDTFGSPIHSISTAGVLLSSHMDQKDDHQSSSGNWSGSSSTCPSQTSETIPPAASPPLTGSSHCDSELSLNIAPNANEDSSVFITDHYSDQIDKIRGHRTSSFTSTVADLLDDPNNSNTSDSEWNYLHHHHDASCRQDFSPEHPKADSLGCPSFTSMATYDSFIEKTPSDKADTSSHFSVDTEGYYTSMHFDCGLKGSKSYICNYAAVGSESGQNASVASNFTNCAWQDYVNHRRQGKQSISLKKPKAKPAPPKRSSSLRKSDSSTDIPEKKEPKISSGQQHMPHTSREMKLPLEFSNTPSRVETTNLPSNQEHSWDNQDESGLKDPQFDTMDIPSFKDEGAEQSHYADLWLLNDLKSNDPYRSLSNSSTATGTTVIECIKSPESSESQTSQSGSRATTPSLPSVENEFKLASPEKLAGLASPSSGYSSQSETPTSSFPTAFFSGPLSPGGSKRKPKVPERKSSLQPPVSKDGSISLNKDLELPVIPPTHLDLSALHTVLNKPYTHRHQLHAFSNKQNMVEEALNSNSPQALAITPSVLKSVHLRSVNKSEEVKQKGNTDLLHIRGNTLMVTSISSGKMKSHVSKKQISRQYSMEDAIVSYIDASPVWISPEKLQSEHNLTFSGKSVCKESLSSVNVGAPVGKYVTEQVHAVHEVLLDNPLSKPGSSSAEGFPKSSAIFSSSSEGQITSFGFGQETSLELVQLQKELYAHCEQKLEPETVNENISQSDSSGGGTDISHRLKHQLDISYPDDKVPENISYESEILTVESLSEKCSEQENDIASGIPTKSASDDNDGRAAETQRTLDDDDFRESSLSDDSIISPLSEDSQVETEDAFVSPNRPRTTEDLFAVIHRSKRKVLGRKDSGDLSTRNRLRASSSTSSLSPATSTSAACNPLPTAAGASTACSQRSPGLIYRNAKKSNTSNEEFKLLLLKKGSRSDSSYRMSATEILKSPVSPKSPGETIADTFLTADESSQVSSGAEALAPLSPCPPRINAEGFSSKSFPTSASSRVGRSRAPPAASSSRYSVRCRLYNTPMQAISEGETENSDGSPHDDRSSQSST